A genomic region of Jeotgalibacillus haloalkalitolerans contains the following coding sequences:
- a CDS encoding bifunctional homocysteine S-methyltransferase/methylenetetrahydrofolate reductase — translation MNLLEEMKKRILIGDGAMGTLLYSYGSDQCFEELNLSHATHIQQIHQAYIDAGADVIQTNTYGANYHKLERYGLEEKVKEINTAAVKNAKAAAKEDTFILGTIGGIRSFRPQSIDLNEIKRTFREQLYCLLLEGVDGLLFETYYDFEELAAVIEIARKETDLPIIAHISVQEPDVMQNGKPVAEALLELEQLGADVVGLNCRQGPFHMIKSLEQVPLPEKAYLSCYPNASLPSYSEGSLQYSNNADYFGEVAPAFREQGVRLLGGCCGTTPDHIRAFSRALKGLEPITEKRVEKAEKIVVRSRQKDLPEPLTDIVRDRKSVIVELDPPKKLYTDTFIEGAKALGAAGADAVTLADNSLASPRVSNESLGYLIKQQGVRPLVHLTCRDRNLIGLQSHLMGLHTLGLHDILAVTGDPTKVGDFPGAASVYDVSSFELIEMIQQLNNGMSMSGKDLGEKASFTIGAAFNPNVRSVERAVQRLEKKISAGADYFMSQPVFSEEKLIQTAEAVKDLGKPVYIGLMPLTSSKNADFLHNEVPGIKLTEQVRDRMAAVSGDREKSYQEGLAITKSLIDTALDLFNGIYLITPFMRYEMTAELTRYANEQAAKRGGNQRAHIIQ, via the coding sequence ATGAATTTACTTGAAGAAATGAAAAAACGGATACTGATTGGTGATGGCGCAATGGGAACCCTCCTGTATTCATATGGTTCTGACCAGTGCTTTGAAGAATTAAATCTTTCACATGCAACACATATACAGCAGATTCATCAGGCTTATATAGATGCAGGAGCAGATGTCATTCAGACAAATACTTATGGAGCAAATTATCATAAGCTTGAGCGATACGGTCTCGAGGAAAAAGTAAAAGAAATTAATACTGCAGCTGTTAAAAACGCGAAGGCTGCGGCAAAAGAAGATACGTTTATTCTCGGTACAATCGGCGGGATCAGAAGCTTCCGTCCACAGTCCATTGATCTGAATGAAATTAAGCGGACATTCCGGGAACAGCTTTACTGTTTACTGTTAGAGGGAGTAGACGGTTTACTGTTTGAAACGTATTACGATTTTGAGGAACTGGCAGCAGTCATTGAAATTGCCAGAAAAGAAACGGATCTGCCAATTATCGCGCATATTTCGGTTCAGGAGCCGGATGTCATGCAAAATGGTAAGCCGGTCGCTGAAGCACTGCTTGAGCTTGAACAGCTTGGAGCGGATGTAGTCGGGCTGAATTGCAGGCAGGGACCATTCCATATGATTAAGTCACTTGAGCAGGTGCCGCTGCCGGAAAAGGCGTATCTGTCCTGTTATCCAAATGCCAGTCTTCCATCTTACTCAGAAGGTTCTCTTCAGTACAGCAACAATGCCGATTATTTTGGAGAGGTGGCGCCTGCATTCAGAGAACAGGGCGTGAGACTGCTTGGTGGGTGCTGCGGAACGACACCTGATCATATCAGAGCATTCAGTCGGGCTTTGAAAGGTCTTGAACCAATTACTGAAAAAAGAGTAGAGAAAGCTGAAAAAATCGTGGTGCGCTCAAGACAGAAGGATCTGCCTGAGCCGCTCACAGACATTGTCAGAGACCGCAAGTCAGTCATTGTTGAACTGGACCCTCCTAAAAAGCTGTATACAGATACCTTTATTGAAGGCGCGAAAGCACTAGGCGCAGCAGGAGCGGATGCCGTTACACTTGCTGATAATTCCCTGGCAAGCCCGCGCGTTTCCAATGAATCACTCGGTTATTTGATTAAGCAGCAGGGTGTGCGTCCGCTCGTTCATTTAACGTGCAGAGACCGTAACCTGATCGGCCTCCAAAGTCACCTGATGGGACTTCATACACTTGGACTTCACGATATACTTGCTGTCACAGGTGATCCGACAAAGGTTGGGGATTTCCCTGGTGCGGCTTCAGTTTACGACGTATCATCGTTTGAACTGATCGAAATGATTCAACAGCTGAATAACGGGATGTCCATGTCAGGGAAAGACCTCGGAGAAAAAGCATCCTTTACCATTGGCGCCGCTTTTAACCCGAATGTCAGAAGTGTGGAAAGAGCGGTACAGCGTCTTGAGAAAAAAATCTCAGCCGGCGCTGATTACTTTATGAGTCAGCCTGTATTTTCAGAGGAAAAGCTGATTCAGACAGCTGAAGCAGTAAAAGATCTTGGCAAACCTGTATATATTGGTCTGATGCCGCTGACAAGCAGTAAAAATGCAGATTTTCTGCATAATGAAGTACCGGGTATCAAATTGACTGAGCAGGTAAGAGACCGCATGGCTGCAGTGTCAGGAGATCGTGAAAAGTCATATCAGGAAGGGCTTGCGATTACAAAGTCTCTAATTGATACAGCGCTTGATCTGTTTAATGGCATCTACCTGATTACACCATTTATGCGCTATGAAATGACAGCAGAACTAACACGCTATGCCAATGAGCAGGCGGCAAAGCGAGGAGGAAACCAACGTGCGCACATTATTCAATGA
- a CDS encoding DUF4352 domain-containing protein yields MKKFWLVSAMAAALMLAACSDESSESAETEEETATEEAAEETEDTSAEESESEESAEPELYLVGDEVTAGDITLTVTDTGVAEQIDDTNRMFEINMTVTNNGEEEVSLSSEDFTLTDLSDEEKTAYGDPSEWTIAAGETAEGSLQYESASTTAFKLLGTIGEEEVEWRLPGITSLD; encoded by the coding sequence ATGAAGAAATTTTGGTTAGTATCTGCAATGGCAGCTGCACTTATGCTGGCAGCCTGCTCAGACGAATCATCAGAGTCAGCAGAAACAGAAGAAGAAACAGCAACAGAAGAAGCGGCAGAAGAGACAGAGGATACTTCAGCAGAGGAGTCTGAAAGCGAAGAAAGCGCTGAACCTGAACTGTATCTCGTTGGGGACGAAGTGACAGCGGGTGACATCACGCTAACAGTTACTGACACAGGCGTAGCAGAACAGATCGATGACACAAACCGTATGTTTGAAATTAACATGACAGTGACCAATAACGGTGAAGAAGAAGTATCATTATCATCAGAAGACTTTACACTGACAGATCTTTCAGACGAAGAGAAAACGGCATACGGCGATCCATCAGAATGGACAATCGCAGCAGGAGAAACAGCTGAAGGCTCACTGCAATACGAATCAGCATCAACAACTGCATTCAAACTCTTAGGCACAATCGGTGAAGAAGAAGTTGAATGGAGACTGCCGGGAATTACATCTTTAGATTAA
- a CDS encoding SOS response-associated peptidase, with the protein MCGRFSLVEAMYNLQQYYQFEMRDDFLYTPNENLAPSQQAAAVVQLNGTRYPASFRWGLIPPFAKDEKIGYKTFNARSETVAEKPSFRKAFGSKRCLIPASSFYEWKKSGKEKQPFEIKRLDGEPITFAGLWESWRNGDEIIRSCTILTTEPNDLMADIHNRMPVILEKDRFNQWLNPEENKDSLKQLLKPCANGLLKAEAISDDRFKRSGTS; encoded by the coding sequence ATGTGCGGAAGATTTTCGCTGGTAGAAGCGATGTATAATCTGCAGCAATATTATCAATTCGAAATGCGAGATGATTTTCTTTATACACCTAACGAAAACCTTGCACCGAGTCAGCAGGCTGCAGCTGTCGTTCAGTTAAATGGCACCCGTTATCCAGCTTCATTCAGGTGGGGGCTGATTCCGCCATTTGCAAAAGATGAAAAGATTGGTTACAAAACGTTTAATGCGCGGTCTGAAACAGTAGCAGAAAAGCCAAGCTTCAGGAAAGCCTTTGGGTCAAAGCGCTGTCTTATACCGGCAAGCTCGTTTTATGAATGGAAAAAGTCAGGGAAAGAAAAACAGCCTTTTGAGATTAAGAGGCTTGACGGAGAACCGATCACATTTGCAGGCTTATGGGAGTCATGGCGGAATGGGGACGAGATCATCAGAAGCTGTACAATCTTAACAACTGAACCAAATGATCTGATGGCTGATATTCATAACAGAATGCCCGTTATACTTGAGAAAGACAGGTTCAATCAGTGGCTGAATCCGGAAGAAAATAAAGACTCTCTTAAACAGCTCCTGAAGCCATGTGCAAACGGGCTGCTGAAGGCTGAAGCAATTTCAGACGACAGATTTAAAAGGTCCGGCACCTCTTAG
- a CDS encoding potassium channel family protein gives MNKQFAVLGLGSFGGHLVEEFHEIGAEVFAMDRNAELVDKYFDIATHVIQGDAQDEQLLIQAGIRNFDLVVVSFGENIEASILTTIILTDLGVKEIWVKASSLYHQKVLEKIGATRVIRPEKDMARRIAHRLASKHFIDYVELSEEHSMVEIKATPKIIGKTIAALNVRNRFGCNIVGIYRRHDMLVSPSGDDRIEKDDVLIVIGENRKLHRFEKQGV, from the coding sequence ATGAACAAACAATTTGCAGTACTCGGACTGGGCAGCTTTGGTGGACATCTTGTTGAAGAATTCCACGAAATCGGTGCAGAAGTGTTTGCGATGGACCGCAATGCAGAGTTAGTGGATAAATACTTTGATATTGCTACACATGTCATCCAGGGAGATGCACAGGATGAACAGCTTCTGATTCAGGCCGGAATCAGAAACTTTGATCTGGTTGTTGTATCATTTGGGGAAAATATTGAAGCAAGTATTTTAACAACGATTATTCTCACTGATCTTGGAGTCAAGGAAATCTGGGTAAAAGCCTCCAGTCTGTATCATCAGAAGGTTCTTGAAAAGATAGGTGCAACACGTGTCATCCGTCCCGAAAAAGATATGGCACGACGAATTGCCCACCGTCTGGCTTCAAAGCATTTTATTGATTATGTTGAACTGTCTGAAGAGCATTCAATGGTCGAAATTAAGGCAACGCCAAAAATTATCGGCAAAACAATCGCTGCACTGAATGTCAGAAACCGATTTGGCTGTAACATTGTCGGAATTTACAGAAGGCACGATATGCTTGTATCACCTAGCGGGGATGACCGGATTGAAAAAGACGATGTTCTGATTGTCATTGGTGAGAATAGAAAGCTTCACCGTTTTGAAAAACAGGGTGTATAA
- a CDS encoding STAS domain-containing protein, whose amino-acid sequence MIHLNAMPMPVVIIDHSLNIVEASGKALKLLGRSASFLDWVDHESREKAVRFIQDKHVEKLELNLVTVEGTISLFTVQIEWDEHQAVMILQQEDHMIVQLMNKVKEHQRRLEESDMELILKKNELEKSFVRINELSTAAIHLTGAIVLIPIFGDLNVTLIQNNQQRILNNIYANHIDEVIIDLQSVGQMDNAGVDELIKMIKGFSLFGTECTITGVKPEHAPFLHQIKTMQKLTFINNLEDKLSRIVY is encoded by the coding sequence TTGATCCACCTTAATGCCATGCCGATGCCTGTGGTGATCATTGATCATTCATTAAATATAGTAGAAGCTTCGGGCAAAGCACTGAAACTGCTTGGCAGATCCGCTTCATTTCTCGATTGGGTTGATCATGAAAGCCGGGAAAAAGCCGTCAGATTTATACAGGATAAGCATGTAGAAAAGTTAGAGTTGAATTTAGTCACTGTAGAAGGAACCATTTCACTGTTTACCGTCCAAATCGAGTGGGATGAACACCAGGCGGTTATGATCCTCCAGCAGGAAGATCATATGATTGTTCAGCTGATGAATAAAGTGAAAGAACATCAGCGCCGTCTTGAAGAAAGTGATATGGAACTGATTTTAAAAAAGAATGAACTTGAAAAGTCATTTGTACGTATTAATGAATTAAGTACTGCTGCCATACATTTAACTGGTGCGATTGTGCTGATCCCAATCTTCGGGGATTTAAACGTTACTCTGATCCAAAATAATCAGCAGCGGATTTTAAATAATATTTATGCGAATCACATCGATGAAGTGATTATAGACCTGCAATCAGTCGGTCAGATGGACAACGCAGGTGTTGATGAATTAATAAAAATGATTAAAGGCTTTTCACTGTTCGGAACTGAGTGTACAATAACCGGAGTGAAGCCGGAGCACGCTCCATTTCTTCATCAGATCAAAACGATGCAAAAGCTTACTTTTATAAATAACCTGGAGGATAAGCTCTCACGTATTGTTTATTAA
- a CDS encoding cobalamin B12-binding domain-containing protein — protein sequence METVTDFTHVLLDGDQEKAWEYVMNEVENGTSTEDIFYQLLTPAMVEIGKKWQENEISVADEHLATTTCDFTLARYKHEVLLPRIKNKVQDQGRALFFCVEQEEHDLGIRMIAQIFEENGYEVRLMGANLPVEFVLTMAVNWEPDVIGMSASMLKQGEKVPSYIQRLMERFENIELLIGGRFLSLPDQLLDKADDTKVTIIQEGSELSAWLTDRTKGGK from the coding sequence ATGGAAACCGTAACGGATTTCACACATGTTCTGCTTGATGGAGATCAGGAAAAGGCATGGGAGTATGTCATGAATGAAGTGGAAAATGGAACTTCCACTGAAGATATATTTTATCAACTGTTGACACCTGCAATGGTTGAGATCGGAAAGAAGTGGCAGGAGAATGAAATCTCAGTTGCAGATGAACACCTTGCAACGACTACGTGTGATTTTACACTGGCGCGTTATAAGCATGAAGTTTTACTGCCAAGAATTAAAAATAAAGTACAGGATCAGGGAAGAGCTTTATTTTTCTGTGTTGAACAGGAGGAGCATGACCTTGGCATCCGTATGATTGCACAGATCTTTGAGGAAAATGGCTATGAAGTCCGCCTTATGGGTGCTAATCTGCCTGTTGAGTTTGTATTAACAATGGCAGTGAACTGGGAGCCGGATGTGATAGGGATGTCGGCAAGTATGCTGAAGCAGGGAGAAAAAGTCCCTTCATATATACAGAGACTGATGGAACGCTTTGAAAACATTGAACTGCTGATCGGCGGAAGATTCCTATCACTTCCTGATCAGCTGCTCGATAAAGCTGATGACACGAAGGTAACGATCATTCAGGAAGGAAGCGAGCTATCTGCCTGGCTGACAGATCGCACTAAAGGAGGAAAATAA
- a CDS encoding DEAD/DEAH box helicase, with amino-acid sequence MLEKTLTKWNDTGFEKMTAVQEKVIPLMIEGIDVIAESPTGTGKTLSYVLPLIENLKADQKLPQALILAPSKELSMQILDVLQQWGKDAGMKSASIIGGANPKRQLEKLKKQPHVIVGTPGRILELIKQKKLKTHEIRTVILDEADQLLLPEHRESIGQIIKSTLADQRQMAMFSATLPEEVIEDGKGIMKSPEVIKVGREEVLQGDVRHQYMVCEHREKIDMIRRMVRMDSMKQEKSLAFMQEVLDVMTAAEKLNYKNLEIAVLHSDLTKEERAASMRKFRKGELPLLLATDLATRGLDIEEVTYVIHMDAAESLDQYIHRSGRTGRAGAKGTVLSFVTPGEVKKIKRYTKELGVELEEVTMYRGEWQSV; translated from the coding sequence ATGCTTGAAAAAACACTAACTAAGTGGAATGATACAGGGTTTGAAAAAATGACAGCGGTACAGGAGAAAGTCATCCCGCTGATGATAGAAGGAATAGATGTAATTGCGGAATCGCCAACAGGAACAGGGAAAACACTTTCTTATGTGTTGCCCCTGATTGAAAACCTTAAGGCTGATCAAAAGCTTCCACAGGCATTGATCCTTGCCCCATCTAAGGAGCTGTCAATGCAGATACTCGATGTGCTGCAGCAGTGGGGGAAAGATGCCGGAATGAAATCTGCATCCATTATTGGTGGAGCGAACCCGAAAAGACAGCTTGAAAAGTTGAAAAAACAGCCGCATGTGATCGTCGGTACACCAGGCAGAATTCTTGAGCTGATTAAACAAAAGAAACTGAAAACACATGAGATCAGAACCGTAATCCTGGATGAAGCAGATCAGCTTCTTTTGCCGGAACATAGAGAGTCAATTGGACAGATCATTAAAAGCACGCTTGCTGATCAGAGACAGATGGCGATGTTTTCCGCCACTTTACCTGAGGAAGTAATTGAAGACGGTAAAGGAATCATGAAGTCCCCTGAGGTCATTAAAGTAGGGCGTGAAGAAGTACTGCAGGGAGATGTCCGTCATCAGTATATGGTCTGCGAGCACCGTGAAAAAATCGATATGATCAGAAGAATGGTCCGGATGGATTCCATGAAACAGGAAAAGTCATTGGCATTCATGCAGGAAGTACTTGATGTTATGACGGCTGCAGAAAAACTGAACTACAAAAACCTTGAAATCGCTGTGCTGCATAGTGACTTGACGAAAGAAGAAAGAGCAGCCTCAATGCGTAAATTCCGTAAGGGCGAGCTGCCGCTTCTGTTAGCGACAGACCTTGCAACAAGAGGGCTTGATATTGAGGAAGTCACTTATGTGATTCATATGGATGCTGCCGAATCACTTGATCAGTATATCCACCGTTCAGGCAGAACAGGCCGGGCAGGAGCAAAGGGAACGGTTCTATCCTTTGTGACCCCGGGGGAAGTGAAAAAAATTAAGCGATATACAAAGGAATTGGGTGTAGAGCTTGAAGAGGTGACGATGTACCGCGGTGAGTGGCAGTCTGTCTGA
- a CDS encoding ABC transporter ATP-binding protein — MLNDIRRPFQYKRRSLEEIDEAAAGSKKRKADDFTGTVKKIWHYLSMNKVKLYLVLFMVLVSSAMALLGPFLVGMAIDDYIVSGDANGLIQLIWLLGAVYVVYSLSMWFQAMWMVRIAQQTVFTMRTQLFNHLQKLPIPFFDKRQHGELMSRVTNDMENVSSTLNSSVIQIVSSVLTLVGTVGVMLYLSPLLTLITVLVIPAMVFGLKWITKRTGRLFKEQQRNLGELNGYIQETLSGQRIIKTFSQEDRVIHQFEEKNEKLRLAGFWAQTFSGFIPKLMNFLNNLSFAVIALIGGVLALNGYITIGVIVIFVEYSRQFTRPLNDLANQFNTLLSAVAGAERVFDIMNESEERKDEKHARDLEKLEGHVSFDHVSFSYEEDEPILKGISLKVSPGETVALVGPTGAGKSTIINLLSRFYNPTGGQVLIDGIDLTKIRRSSLRSHMAFVLQDSILFQGTIRENIRYGKLTATDEEVEKAAAMANADSFIRKMPDGYGTVLKADGEGISQGQRQLLAIARAMLADPDLLILDEATSSIDTVTEIKIQEALEVLMKGRTSFVIAHRLNTIQSADQILVLNNGQLIEKGNHDELLKQNGFYADLQSSQLKEQLLG, encoded by the coding sequence ATGCTGAATGATATCAGACGGCCATTTCAATATAAGAGGAGATCTCTTGAAGAAATCGATGAAGCAGCGGCCGGATCCAAAAAGCGTAAAGCAGATGATTTCACGGGTACTGTGAAAAAGATCTGGCATTACCTTTCAATGAATAAAGTAAAGCTTTATCTTGTTCTGTTCATGGTGCTGGTGAGTTCAGCGATGGCACTCCTTGGACCTTTTCTGGTCGGGATGGCGATTGATGATTATATCGTTTCCGGTGATGCGAACGGATTGATTCAGCTGATCTGGCTGCTCGGTGCGGTGTATGTGGTCTACTCTCTATCTATGTGGTTTCAGGCGATGTGGATGGTCAGAATCGCACAGCAGACCGTTTTTACAATGAGAACGCAGCTGTTTAATCACCTCCAGAAGCTGCCGATTCCATTCTTTGATAAAAGACAGCATGGTGAATTAATGAGCCGTGTGACAAACGATATGGAAAATGTCAGCTCGACGCTGAACAGCTCAGTGATCCAGATTGTCTCGAGTGTATTAACACTGGTTGGAACAGTGGGAGTCATGCTTTACTTAAGCCCGCTGCTTACGCTGATTACAGTGCTTGTCATCCCTGCCATGGTATTCGGGTTAAAGTGGATCACGAAAAGAACAGGAAGATTGTTCAAAGAGCAGCAGCGCAATCTTGGCGAATTAAATGGCTATATTCAGGAAACGCTGTCAGGACAACGAATCATTAAAACCTTTTCTCAGGAAGACCGTGTGATCCATCAGTTTGAAGAGAAAAATGAAAAGCTGAGACTTGCCGGTTTCTGGGCTCAGACATTCTCAGGCTTTATTCCGAAGCTGATGAACTTTTTAAATAACCTGAGCTTTGCAGTGATTGCCCTGATCGGTGGTGTCCTTGCGCTGAATGGTTATATTACGATAGGTGTCATCGTGATCTTCGTGGAATATTCAAGACAGTTCACAAGACCGCTGAACGATCTGGCCAATCAGTTCAATACGCTTTTATCTGCTGTTGCTGGAGCTGAGCGTGTATTTGATATTATGAATGAAAGTGAAGAAAGAAAAGACGAAAAGCATGCCCGGGATCTTGAAAAGCTTGAGGGGCATGTGTCATTTGATCATGTTTCTTTTTCATATGAAGAAGATGAACCGATTCTAAAAGGTATCTCGCTCAAGGTTTCACCAGGCGAAACAGTTGCGCTTGTCGGACCGACCGGAGCGGGGAAATCGACGATTATTAATCTGCTTTCGCGTTTTTATAATCCGACTGGCGGGCAAGTGCTGATAGATGGGATTGACCTGACGAAGATCAGGCGTTCAAGTCTGAGAAGTCATATGGCTTTTGTTCTTCAGGATTCCATTTTGTTTCAGGGAACCATCCGTGAAAATATCCGTTACGGAAAATTAACTGCAACGGATGAGGAAGTTGAAAAAGCTGCAGCCATGGCGAACGCAGACAGCTTTATCAGGAAGATGCCTGATGGCTATGGTACTGTGCTGAAAGCAGACGGAGAAGGAATCAGTCAGGGACAGCGTCAGCTCCTTGCCATTGCAAGAGCCATGCTGGCAGATCCTGACCTGCTTATACTTGATGAAGCCACATCCAGTATTGATACAGTGACAGAAATTAAAATTCAGGAAGCGCTCGAAGTCCTGATGAAAGGCAGAACAAGCTTTGTCATTGCCCACAGACTGAACACAATTCAAAGCGCTGATCAGATCCTCGTGCTTAATAACGGTCAGCTGATTGAAAAAGGAAATCACGATGAACTGCTGAAGCAAAACGGCTTTTATGCAGACCTGCAAAGCAGTCAGCTGAAAGAGCAGCTGCTTGGCTAA
- a CDS encoding ABC transporter ATP-binding protein, with amino-acid sequence MTKITSFLTPYKIAIIIALFLMLTELAVELVQPLIISYIIDQGILQNDLSAVIMWGAVLIGCSIAAFAAGVTNSFYSSHVSQSFGFDIREALYKKVQDFSFSNFSVFPTSSLITRLTNDVTMLQNTVFMSLRIMMRAPLLVIGSVIMALLVNPMLALVLVISVPVLILFLVVIMSKAGNLFKSVQERLDHVNNVMQENLIGIRLIKAFLRGKHEMKRFRQSSEQLMDKTVSALRLIEVTMPVILLLMNISILVILWYGSVEVNTGGASVGEVVAIVNYATRMTGALSIVTMIIMVFSRAKASSARIGDVLNTDIDLYDQASSKNFTIKKGEVSFEHVSFTYPETSMKVLDDLSFTIKAGERVSVLGGTGSGKSTIFQLIPRLYDVNEGTVRIDGQPISDMTLKNLRNQIGFVPQEAMLFTGTIQENIKWGNEHATFEEVQEAARQAQIHDTIMSLPKQYDTILGQKGVNLSGGQKQRLSIARALVKKPVILLLDDSTSALDMKTEARLLKALEDLKCTTIMITQKISTTMASDRILLIEDGKLLESGHHDELVKTSGLYRKIVESQAGKEALPYAE; translated from the coding sequence ATGACAAAAATCACTTCGTTTTTAACACCTTATAAAATTGCGATTATTATTGCACTTTTTTTAATGCTGACTGAGCTTGCGGTTGAACTCGTTCAGCCTTTAATTATTTCTTATATTATTGATCAGGGGATCCTTCAAAATGATTTATCTGCTGTCATAATGTGGGGGGCAGTGCTGATCGGCTGTTCAATTGCCGCATTTGCAGCAGGGGTTACTAACTCTTTTTATTCATCACATGTCAGCCAGAGCTTTGGGTTTGATATCAGGGAGGCATTGTACAAAAAAGTACAGGATTTCTCCTTTTCTAATTTCAGTGTTTTTCCGACATCATCACTGATTACAAGACTGACGAATGATGTCACAATGCTTCAAAACACTGTTTTCATGAGTCTCCGGATTATGATGCGTGCACCACTTTTAGTGATTGGGAGTGTCATTATGGCACTGCTGGTCAACCCGATGCTTGCACTCGTTCTTGTGATTTCAGTGCCTGTTCTGATCTTGTTTTTAGTCGTTATTATGAGTAAAGCGGGAAATTTATTTAAGTCCGTACAGGAACGTCTTGATCACGTAAATAATGTGATGCAGGAAAATCTGATCGGAATCCGTCTGATTAAAGCTTTCTTAAGAGGAAAGCATGAGATGAAAAGATTCCGTCAATCCAGCGAACAGTTAATGGACAAGACTGTATCAGCTCTGCGTCTGATCGAAGTGACGATGCCTGTCATTCTGTTACTGATGAATATCAGCATCCTTGTGATTCTCTGGTATGGTTCTGTTGAAGTTAACACTGGAGGAGCGAGTGTAGGGGAAGTGGTGGCGATTGTGAATTATGCAACCAGAATGACCGGTGCATTGTCCATTGTCACAATGATCATTATGGTCTTCTCACGGGCCAAGGCCTCAAGCGCCAGAATCGGTGATGTGCTGAATACAGATATTGACCTGTATGATCAGGCGTCCAGTAAAAATTTCACGATCAAAAAAGGTGAGGTCTCGTTTGAGCATGTCAGCTTTACATACCCCGAGACTTCAATGAAAGTACTGGATGATCTTTCATTTACTATAAAAGCAGGTGAGAGAGTTTCTGTGCTGGGTGGTACAGGGTCAGGGAAATCAACAATTTTTCAGCTGATACCGCGCCTTTATGATGTGAATGAAGGAACGGTAAGAATCGATGGACAGCCGATCAGTGATATGACGTTAAAGAACCTGAGAAATCAGATTGGGTTTGTCCCGCAGGAAGCAATGCTGTTTACCGGGACAATTCAGGAGAATATTAAGTGGGGCAATGAACATGCCACGTTTGAAGAAGTACAGGAAGCAGCCAGGCAGGCACAGATCCACGATACCATTATGAGTCTGCCTAAACAATACGACACAATCCTGGGTCAAAAAGGTGTCAACCTGTCAGGTGGGCAAAAGCAGCGGCTGTCCATTGCCAGAGCACTGGTGAAAAAACCGGTTATCTTACTGCTGGATGACAGTACAAGTGCATTGGATATGAAGACCGAGGCCAGGCTTCTGAAGGCTTTGGAAGACCTGAAGTGTACAACTATAATGATCACTCAGAAAATCAGTACAACGATGGCTTCAGACAGAATTCTGCTGATTGAAGATGGAAAGCTGCTCGAATCGGGTCATCATGATGAGCTTGTAAAAACATCCGGACTATACAGAAAAATTGTTGAATCTCAGGCAGGGAAGGAGGCATTGCCATATGCTGAATGA